In Lapillicoccus jejuensis, the DNA window CGTGGGCGGTGACGTCGACCTTGACGGTCAGCTCGCCGGTGCCGAGCACCTTGACCAGCTGGCCGCCGCGGACGGCGCCCTTGGCGACGAGGGACTCGACGGTCACGTCGCCGCCCTCGGGGTAGAGCGCCGAGATGCGGTCGAGGTTGACGACCTGGTACTCGGTGCGGAACGGGTTCTTGAAGCCGCGCAGCTTGGGCAGGCGCATGTGCAGCGGCATCTGACCGCCCTCGAAGCGCTCCGGCACCTGGTACCGGGCCTTGGTGCCCTTGGTACCGCGACCGGCGGTCTTGCCCTTGCTGCCCTCACCGCGACCCACGCGGGTCTTCGGCGTCTTCGCGCCCGGGGCCGGGCGCAGGTGGTGGACGCGCAGGGTCGAGCCCTCGCCGGCGTCCGCGGTGGCCTTGGTGTCGGCCATGCTCACTCAACCTCCTCGACGGCGACGAGGTGGGTGACGGTGCGGACCATGCCGCGGATCTCCGGGCGGTCCTCCTTCACCACGACGTCGCCGATGCGCTTGAGGCCGAGGGTGCGCAGCGTCTCGCGGTGGTTGCGCTTGCCCCCGATCTCGGAACGGGTCTGGGTCACCTTCAGGCGCGCCACGTCAGGCACCCGCCTTCGCGTCGGCCTTCTCCGCCCGGGCCGCGGCCTGGGCGCGCAGCATGGCGGCGGGGGCGACGTCCTCGAGGGGCAGACCGCGGCGGGCCGCGACGGCCTCGGGACGCTCGAGGCCCTTGAGGGCCTCCCGCGTGGCGTGGACGATGTTGATGGCGTTCGACGAGCCGAGCGACTTGCTCAGGACGTCGTGGATGCCGGCGCACTCGAGCACCGCGCGCACCGGGCCACCGGCGATGACACCGGTACCGGGAGCGGCGGGGCGGAGCATGACGACACCGGCGGCCGCCTCACCCTGGACGGGGTGCGGGATGGTGCCGGCGATGCGCGGGACCTTGAAGAAGTCCTTCTTGGCCTCCTCGACGCCCTTGGCGATCGCCGCGGGCACCTCCTTGGCCTTGCCGTAGCCGACGCCGACGGTGCCGTCACCGTCGCCGACGACGACGAGGGCGGTGAAGCTGAAGCGACGACCACCCTTGACGACCTTGGCGACGCGGTTGATGGTCACCACGCGCTCGACGTACTGGCTCTTCTCGGCGTCGCGCGAGTCGCGGCGGTCGCGGCCGTCGCGGCCACGCCCGTCGCGGCGGTCGCCGCGCTCGTTGCCGCCGGCACCGGTGGCGCCGGTGCCTCGACGCTGGGGTCCGGGCATCAGAGGTTCCTCATCTCGCTGGTGTGGTTCTCGTTCACGGTCACGGCGGGGGTCACAGCGCCAGACCGCCCTCGCGGGCGCCCTCGGCGATGGCGGCCACCCGGCCGTGGTACTTGTTGCCGGCACGGTCGAAGACGACCGACTCGACGCCGGCCTGCTTCGCGCGCTCGGCGACGAGCTCGCCGACCCGGCGGGCCTTGGCGGTCTTGTCGCCCTCGAGGGCGCGCAGGTCCGCCTCCATCGTCGAGGCCGACGCGAGCGTCTTGCCGACGGTGTCGTCGACGACCTGGACGAACAGGTGGCGGGTGCTGCGCGACACCACCAGGCGGGGGCGCTCGGTCGTGCCGGCGATCTTCTTGCGGCCACGGACCTGGCGGCGCACGCGCGCCGCGGCCTTGCTCGTGCCGCGCTTGACGATGCTCTTGCCTGCCATGGCTTACTTACCGGCCTTTCCGACCTTGCGACGGATGTGCTCGCCCGCGTAGCGCACGCCCTTGCCCTTGTACGGGTCCGGCTTGCGCAGCTTGCGGATGTTGGCGGCCACCTCGCCGACCTGCTGCTTGTCGATCCCCGCCACCGTGAAGCGGGTGGGGTTCTCGACGGTGAAGGAGATGCCCTGGGGCGGCTCGACGGTGATCGAGTGGCTGTAGCCCAGGGAGAACTCGAGGTTGCTGCCCTTGGCGACCACGCGGTAACCCGTGCCGTGGATCTCCATCTTCTTCTCGTAGCCCGCCGTCACGCCGACCACCATGTTGTTGATCAGCGAGCGGGTGAGGCCGTGCAGCGAGCGCGAGGCGCGCTCGTCGTCGGGGCGGGTGACCTCGACGACGCCGTCCTCGCCGCGGCCGACGGCGATGGGCTGCGGGACCGCGAGGGCGAGCTCGCCCTTGGGGCCCTTGACGGTGACGGCCTGGCCGTCGATGGTCACGTCGACCCCGGTGGGGACGGTGACGGGAAGTCGTCCGATTCGCGACATGTCAGTGTTCTCCTCGTACCTGTCCGCTCACCAGACGTAGGCGAGGACTTCCCCGCCGACGCCCTTCTGCGCGGCCTGCTTGTCCGTCAGGAGACCCGAGGACGTCGAGATGATGGCGACGCCCAGACCACCGAGGACCTTGGGCAGGTTGGTCGACTTCGCGTAGACCCGCAGGCCGGGCTTGCTCACGCGGCGGACGCCGGCGATGGAGCGCTCCCGGTTGGGGCCGTACTTGAGGTCGATGGTCAGCGTCCGGCCGACCTCGGCGTCCTCGACCTTCCAGCCGGCGATGTAGCCCTCGGCCTGGAGGATCTCGGCGATGTGGGACTTGAGCTTCGAGAACGGCATGGACACCACGTCGTGGTGCGCCGAGTTGGCGTTCCGCACGCGGGTCAGCATGTCCGCGATCGGGTCGGTCATGGTCATGGGTTGGGCCTTCGCCCTTCCTCAGGACGGTTTCCCTCCCGGCGGGTGCCGGGGGGACCTGTCCTGTCAGCAGTGGTGGGGGGTGGTGTTACCAGGAGCTCTTGGTCACGCCGGGCAGCTCGCCCCGGTGGGCCATCTCGCGCAGGCAGATCCGGCACAGGCCGAACTTGCGGTAGACCGAGTGCGGGCGGCCGCAGCGCTGGCAGCGCGTGTAGGCGCGGACCTTGAACTTCGGCTTGGCGTTCGCCTTGTTGATCAGAGCGGTCTTGGCCATCGGTCAGTTCTCCTTGAACGGGAAGCCCAGCGCCTTGAGCAGCGCGCGTCCCTCGTCGTCGTTCGCCGCCGTGGTGACCACGGTGATGTCCATGCCGCGGACGCGGTCGATGCGGTCCTGGTCGATCTCGTGGAACATCGACTGCTCGTTGAGGCCGAACGTGTAGTTGCCGTGACCGTCGAACTGGTTGCCGTTCAGGCCGCGGAAGTCGCGGATGCGCGGCAGCGCGATGGACACGAGGCGGTCGAGGAACTCCCACATGCGGTCACCGCGCAGCGTGGTGTGCGCGCCGATCGGCATGCCCTCGCGCAGCTTGAACTGCGCGATCGACTTGCGGGCCCGGGTGACGACCGGCTTCTGGCCGGTGATCGCCTCGAGGTCGCGCACGGCGCCCTCGATGAGCTTGGAGTCGCGAGCGGCCTCGCCGACACCCATGTTGACGACGACCTTGACGACGCCCGGCACCTGCATGACGTTGCCGTAGCCGAACTGCTGGTGCAGGGACGACTTGATCTCGTCCTGGTAGCGCGCCTTGAGGCGCGGAGCGGTGGCGGTCGCCATCACAGGTCCTTCCCGGAGCGCACGGCGACGCGGGTACGGCGGGCCTTGGTGCGCCCGTCGCGCTCGACATCCTCCACACGCGTCCTGACGCGGGTCGGCTTCTTGGTCTCGGGGTCGACGACGGCCACGTTGCTCACGTGGATCGGCGCCTCGGTGTGGACCAGGCCGCCGGTGCGGGTGCCACGGTCGGTGGCCCCGGACTTGACGTGCTTGGTCACCCGGCCGACGCCCTCGACGAGGACGCGCTGGGTCTCGGGGTAGACGGCGATGACCTTGCCCTGCTTGCCCCGGTCGCCGCCGTTCTTCTGGCTGCGGCCGGAGATCACCTGGACGAGGTCGCCCTTCTTGATCTTCATCTTCGGCTTCGTGGTCGCCATGGTCAGAGCACCTCCGGCGCCAGCGAGACGATCTTCATGAAGCGCTTGTCGCGCAGCTCGCGACCGACCGGACCGAAGATGCGCGTACCGCGCGGGTCCCCGTCGGCGCGCAGGATCACCGCGGCGTTCTCGTCGAACTTGATGTACGAGCCGTCCGGACGCCGGCGCTCCTTGACGGTGCGCACGATGACGGCCTTGACGACGTCACCCGACTTGACGTTGCCCCCGGGGATCGCGTCCTTGACCGTGGCGACGATGGTGTCCCCGATGCCGGCGTAGCGCCGACCGGACCCACCGAGCACCCGGATGCAGAGGATCTCCTTGGCACCGGTGTTGTCGGCGACGCGCAGTCGCGTCTCCTGCTGGATCACTTGGCCTTCTCCAGAATCTCCACGACTCGCCAGCGCTTCGTCGCCGAGAGCGGGCGGGTCTCCATGATGAGGACGCGGTCGCCGACCGAGGCACCGAAGGCCTCGTCGTGCGCCTTGATGCGGCTGCTGCGGCGCAGCACCTTGCCGTAGAGCGCGTGCTTGACGCGGTCCTCGACCTCGACGACGACGGTCTTGGTCATCTTGTCGCTGACGACGTAACCCTGTCGGGTCTTGCGGTCGCTGCGCACCGAGGACTCGGAGGAGTCCTGCGCCGCGGCGCTGTCCTGGGTGTTCTCGCTCATGCCTCGTCCTGCGCCTTCTTCGACTTCTTCGCCTTCGTGGTCTCGGTCGGCTCCTCCGCCGGGGCGGCGGGGGCCGAGCCGATCCCGAGCTCGCGCTCGCGCATCTCGGTGTAGATCCGCGCGATGTCGCGACGGACGGCACGGAGCCGGCCGTGGTTGTCCAGCTGGCCCGTGGCGGACTGGAATCGGAGGTTGAACAGCTCCTCCTTCGCCTTGCGGAGCTCGTCGACGAGACGGTTGTCGTCGAAGCTGCGCAGCGAGTCAGGAGCGAGGTCCTTGGTCCCGACGGCCATCAGATGTCACCACCCTCACGGCGGACGAAGCGGCACTTCATGGGGAGCTTGTGCATCGCCAGGCGCAGGGCCTCGCGGGCCACGGGCTCGGAGACGCCGGACAGCTCGAACATGACGCGGCCGGGCTTGATGTTGGCGATCCACCACTCGGGCGAACCCTTGCCGGAACCCATGCGGGTCTCGGCCGGCTTCTTGGTGAGCGGACGGTCCGGGTAGATGTTGATCCAGACCTTGCCGCCACGCTTCATGTAGCGGGTCATGGCGATACGAGCGGACTCGATCTGGCGGTTGGTGACGTAGGCCGGCTCGAGGGCCTGGATGCCGTAGTCACCGAAGGAGATCGCGGTGCCGCCCTTGGCAGCGCCCGAGCGACCCGGGTGGTGCTGCTTGCGGTGCTTGACTCGACGGGGGATCAACATGGCTCAGCCCTGCTCGGTGGTGCTGGACGGGGTGGCCGACTCCGCCGAGGCCTCGGCGGGAGCGGCGGTGGCGTCGCCCGCGGGGGCGGCGTCGCGGTCACGGCGGGCGCGGGTCGGGCGCTCGGCGCCGTCGCGGCGAGGACCACGGGGCGCGCGCGGCGCGGTGGCCTGCTGCTGGGCGAGCTCACGCGCGGTGACGTCGCCCTTGTAGATCCACACCTTGACGCCGATGCGGCCGAACGGCGTACGGGCCTCGTAGAAGCCGTAGTCGATGTTGGCGCGCAGCGTGTGCAGCGGGACGCGACCCTCGCGGTAGAACTCCGAGCGCGACATCTCCGCGCCGCCGAGGCGGCCGGAGCACTGCACGCGGATGCCCTTGGCGCCGGCGCGGGTGGCCGACTGCATGCCCTTGCGCATGGCGCGACGGAACGTGACGCGGGCGGCGAGCTGCTCGGCGATGCCCTGGGCGACCAGCTGGGAGTCGACCTCGGGGTTCTTGACCTCGAGGATGTTCAGCTGGACCTGCTTGCCCGTGAGCTTCTCGAGCTCGCCGCGGATGCGGTCGGCCTCGGCGCCGCGGCGGCCGATGACGATGCCCGGGCGCGCCGTGTGGATGTCCACGCGGACGCGGTCGCGGGTGCGCTCGATCTCGACGCGCGAGATGCCGGCGCGCTCCATGCCCGTGGACATGAGCTTGCGGATCGCGACGTCCTCCTTGACGTAGTCGCGGTAGCGCTGACCCGTCTTGGTGGAGTCGGCGAACCACCGGCTCTGGTGCTCCGTGGTGATGCCGAGGCGGAACCCGTGCGGGTTGACCTTCTGACCCATCAGCGGCCTCCTGCCTTGCTCGTGGACTTCTGGGACTGCGCGACGACCACCGTGATGTGGCTCGTGCGCTTGTTGATGCGCGACGCGCGGCCCTGGGCGCGGGGGCGGAACCGCTTCATCGTCGGGCCCTCGTCGACGTACGCGGCCTCGATGACCAGGCGGCGCTCGTCGAAGGCGACCGAGTCGCGGTCGGCCTTGACGCGGGCGTTGGCGATGGCGCTCTCGACGACCTTGCGCACGGGCTCGGCGGCCGACTGGGGGGCGAAGCGCAGGGTGGCGACGGCCTCGGTGGCGGCCTTGCCGCGGATGAGGTCGACGACCCGGCGGGCCTTCATCGGCGTGACGCGCACGTGGCGCGCGCTGGCCTGGGCCGACACGGGGGTCTCCTTGGTGGTGGCGTTCGGGGTGGCCATCAGCGACGACGCCCCTTCTTGTCGTCCTTCACGTGACCCTTGAAGGTGCGCGTGGGGGCGAACTCGCCGAGCTTGTGGCCGACCATCGACTCGGTGACGAACACCGGGACGTGCTTGCGGCCGTCGTGCACGGCGAGGGTGTGACCGAGCATGTCGGGGCTGATGACCGACCGACGCGACCAGGTCTTGATGACGTTCTTCGTGCCGCCTTCGTTCTGGGCGTCCACCTTCTTCTGAAGGTGGTCGTCGATGAAGGGGCCCTTCTTCAGGCTACGAGGCATGGTTCAGGCTCCTCAGCGCTTCTTGCCGGTACGACGGCGGCGGACGATGAGCTTGTCGCTCTCCTTGTTGGGGCGACGCGTGCGTCCCTCCGGCTGACCCCACGGGCTCACCGGGTGGCGACCACCGGAGGTCTTGCCCTCTCCACCACCGTGCGGGTGGTCGATCGGGTTCATGGCGACACCGCGGACGGTCGGGCGCTTGCCCTTCCACCGCATGCGGCCGGCCTTGCCCCAGTTGATGTTCGACTGCTCGGAGTTGCCCACCTCGCCGACCGTGGCGCGGCAGCGCAGGTCGACGTTGCGGACCTCGCCGGACGGCATGCGCAGCTGCGCGTAGGGGCCGTCCTTGGCGACGAGCTGGACGCGCGAGCCGGCGGAGCGGGCGATCTTGGCGCCGCCGCCGGGCTTGAGCTCGATGGCGTGCACGACCGTACCGACCGGGATGTTGCGCAGCGGCAGGCTGTTGCCCGGCTTGATGTCGGCCGAGGGGCCGTTCTCGATCCGGTCACCCTGCTTGAGGCGGTTCGGCGCCAGGATGTAGCGCTTCTCGCCGTCGGCGTAGTGCAGCAGCGCGATGCGCGCGGTGCGGTTGGGGTCGTACTCGATGTGGGCGACGGTCGCGGGGACGCCGTCCTTGTCGTGGCGACGGAAGTCGATGACGCGGTAGGCGCGCTTGTGACCGCCACCGATGTGCCGGGTGGTGATGCGGCCCGAGGAGTTGCGGCCACCGCTCTTGGTGAGCGGGCGGACCAGCGACTTCTCCGGCGTCGAGCGCGTGACCTCGACGAAGTCGGCGACCGACGAGCCGCGACGGCCCGGCGTGGTCGGCTTGTAGTTACGGATACCCATGGTGAATTTCCCTTGTCGTCCTCGTCAGCTCAGGCGCTCGCGCCGAAGATGTCGATGGACCCTTCCTTGAGGGTGACGATCGCGCGCTTGGTGTCCTTGCGGCGACCGATCCCGAAGCGGGTCCGGCGGGCCTTGCCCTGGCGGTTGAGCGTGTGGACCGACTCGACCTTGACGCCGAACACCTGCTCGACCGCGATCTTGATCTCGGTCTTGTTCGAGCGCGGGTCGACGAGGAACGTGTACTTGCCCTCGTCGAGCAGGCCGTACGACTTCTCCGACACCACCGGGGCGATGAGGATGTCGCGGGGGTCCTTCGCGTGGATGCTGCTCACTTGCCGTCCTCCTGCACGTCGGCCGCGGCGGCCTTCGGGCCGGCGACGAAGGCGTCGAGCGCGGCCTGGGTGAAGACGACGTCCTCCGCGCAGAGCACGTCGTACGTGTTGAGCTGGTCGACGGCCAGGACGTGGACGTCGCTGAGGTTGCGCACGCTCTTCCAGGCCACCTCGTCGGTGCGGGTCAGCACGACGAGGAGCGAGGCGCGCTCGGTGAGACCCGAGAGCGTCGCGCGGGCGGCCTTGGCCGAGGGGGCCTCGCCGGTGACGATGCCGTCGACGACGTGCACGCGGCCGTGGCGGGCCCGGTCGGACAGGGCCCCGCGCAGGGCGGCGGCCTTCATCTTCTTGGGGGTCCGCTGGCTGTAGTCGCGCGGCTGCGGGCCGTGCACGACGCCACCACCGGTGAACTGCGGCGCGCGGGTCGAGCCCTGACGGGCGCGGCCGGTGCCCTTCTGCCGGTACGGCTTGGCGCCGCCACCGCGGACCTCGCCGCGCGTCTTGGTCGAGTGCGTGCCCTGGCGGGCCGCCGCGAGCTGCGCGACGACGACCTGGTGGATGAGCGGGACGTTGGTCTGGACGTCGAAGATCTCCGCGGGGAGATCGGCGTTCGTGGTCGCCATGGACTCAGGCTCCCTTCGCGGCCGTGCGGACGAGGACGACCGCGCCGCGGGGGCCGGGGACGGCACCCTTGACGAGCAGCAGGCCCTTGTCGGCGTCCACGGCGTGGATCGTCAGGTTCTGGGTGGTCTGGCGCACGCCGCCCATGCGGCCGGCCATGCGCATGCCCTTGAAGACGCGACCGGGGGTGGAGCACCCGCCGATCGAGCCCGGCTTGCGGTGGTTGCGGTGCGCACCGTGGGAGGAGCTGACGCCCTTGAAGCCGTGACGCTTCATGACACCGGCGAAGCCCTTGCCCTTGGTCGTCGCCGAGGCGTCGATCTTCTGGCCGGCCTCGAAGGTCTCGGCGCTGAGCTCCTGGCCGAGGGCGTACTCGCCCGCGTCGGCCGTGCGCAGCTCGATGAGGTAGCGGCGCGGGGTCACGCCGGCCTTCTCGAAGTGGCCCTTCATGGGCTTGTTGACCTTGCGCGGGTCGATGTCGCCGTAGGCGATCTGCACCGCGCCGTAGCCGTCGGTGGCCTCGTCGCGCAGCTGCGTGACGACGCACGGGCCGGCCTTGATCACCGTGACGGGGACGAGGCGCCCGGCCTCGTCCCAGACCTGGGTCATGCCCAGCTTCTCGCCGAGCAGGCCCTTGACGTTCTTGACAGTCGTGTCAGTCATCGTGGCCTCAGAGCTTGATCTCGATGTTGACGTCGGCGGGCAGGTCGAGCCGCATGAGCGAGTCGACGGCCTTCGGCGTCGGGTCGATGATGTCGATCAGCCGCTTGTGCGTGCGCATCTCGAAGTGCTCGCGGCTGTCCTTGTACTTGTGGGGCGACCGGATGACGACGAAGACGTTCTTCTCCGTGGGCAGCGGCACCGGGCCGACCACCGTGGCACCGGCACGGGTCACCGTGTCAACGATCTTGCGCGCCGAGCTGTCGATGACCTCGTGGTCGTACGACTTCAGCCGGATGCGGATCTTCTGTCCCGCCATCTGAAGTGGGTCTCTCTCTCGCCGAACATCTGCCTGGGGTCCTGCTCGCCTGACCACCGACCCCCGCGGTCGGGTGTGTCGCACCTGCTCCGCGGCCCGGCGACCGGCATGGAGGAGCCCGGTCGCTGGGTGGTTCGTCGTGGCCCGGCCGAGCCGGGCGCCTGCGCTTCCCCCGGGCCACCTCGGGTGTCCGGGCGGGGGCGGCGGGACCGAACGGGTCGGTCCCACGCGACAAGCAACCTGACCAGTGTGCCAGAGGGCTCCGCACAGGCCAAATCCCGGCCCCCGCGGTCGGGCGCGCCGCGGCTCCTCCCCCGTCGGGACGACGCTCAGGGGACCGGCGCGACCGCTCCCGTGAGGGGGTCGCGCCCGGTGAGACAGTACGTCGCCCCGACCGGGTCCACCAGGACCGTCCACCCCGGGGTGTCGCGCACGACCGTGGCCCCGAGGGCCACGTGGGCGGCGACGGCGCGACGCCGTACGGCGGGGTCGCTGCCGGCCGCGAGGTCGAGGTGCGCCCACGGCGCCCTCCCCCGCTCGTCCTCCCCCAGGCTGTGCAGCAGCAGCCGCACCGGCACCCCGCGCTGGGGGGCGGGACCCGCCCCGAAGCCCTCCGGGCGCAGCACGGCGAGCTCGGGGCGCCGGCCCACCACGCGCTCCCAGCCCGTGAGGCCCGCCCAGAAGGCCGCGTCGACCTCGGCGCGGTCCGGCGGCAGGTCGAGGGCGAGCTGGTCGACGCGCGTCGGCGGCTCCCCGGTCGGGTCCGGGCGGGCGTCGCCCGTACCCTCCCCGTCGCCGGTGACGCAGAGGGGCTGCCCACCGGGGGTCGCGAGGACGACCACGCCGGGACGCCGCCCGACGACCCGGGCCCCCCGGGCGCGGGCGTGGGCCACGGCCCGCTCCGGGTCGCCGACGCGCAGGTCGGGGTGCCAGCCGACGGGTCCGTCGTCGACGGCCTGCAGCCGCAGCACCGGCCGCCCGGCCGGCGGCACGACCGTGACGAAGCGGCCGTCGTCACGCCACGGCGACAGGTGCCCGCCGGTCGCCGCCGCCCAGAAGCCCGCGGCCCGGCGGACGTCGGCCCGGGGCACGTCGAGCGAGACGTCCACCCAGCGCAGGTGCAGGCCCGACGTCGCGTCCACGGACGTCACGCTAGGGCACGGTAACCGCGGACGACGCCCGCGCGTCTACGCTCGTCGACCGTGCTCGATGACTCCGCCGTCGACCGGCTCGTCCGGGACCTCGCCTCCCCCGACCCCGTCGTGCGCGACGACGGCGCGGCCACCGCGGTCGGCGCCGCCCTGGCGCAGGGCGACCTCGACGCGCCCCACCGACGGCGGCTCGGCGACGCCGCGTGCGCGCTCCTGACGCACCCGCGGGCCGAGGCCCGCTCCTTCGGCGCGCTGACCCTCGCCATGCTCGGCGCGCACGAGCCGCCCCGGGAGGCCTGGGTCGACGCGCTGCTCGCGTGGTACCCGACGGAGCCGGACCAGCGCGGCTGGGACGACGACCTCGGCTGGGTGCACGCGGTCGCCCACGGCGCCGACGCCCTCGGCGCCTGGGGCGTCACCCGGGCGGTCGCACCGACGCGGCTTCTCGAGGCCGTCGCCGACCGGCTGACCACGCCCTCGGACGCGGTGTGGCGCGACCAGGAGGACGACCGTCTGGCCTGCGCGACCGCCCTCGTGCTCTCCCGATGCGAGGACGAGCAGGTCGCCACGACCTGGCTGGCGCCGGTCGTCGAGCTGCTCGCCGACGGCGAGCCGGGGCCGGTGCCGGGCCACGTCAGCAACGCCCTGCGCACCCTGCGCGGCCTGTACGTCACCCTCGACCAGCAGCCGCTGCAGGACGGCGCGCCGCTGGCCGTACCGCACGCCGCGGCCGTCCGCGGCGCCCTCGCCGCGGCGCTCGAGCCGCCGACGGCCTGGGCCTGGCGGCGGGCCTGACGCGCGGGGTCGGCGGGCGGGGTCAGCGGGCGGGGTCGGCGGGCGGGGTCAGCGCGCGGGGACGAGGAAGGCGGCCAGCGCGGCGGCGTACGGCGCCACGGCGTGCGCGGCCATCAGCTCGCGGCAGCTGTGCATCGAGAGCATGGGGGCGCCGACGTCGACGGTCAGCGCCCCGGTGACCGCGGCGGTCATCGGACCGACGGTGCTGCCGCACGGCAGGTCGGTGCGGTGGATGTAGGTCTGCATGGGCGTGCCCGCCTGCTCGCAGGCCAGCCGGAACGCGCCCGCCCCCATCGCGTCGCTGGCGTAGCGCAGCTGCGCGTTGAGCTTGAGGACCGGACCGCCGTCGGCCCGCACGTGGTGCGAGGGCTCGTGGCGCTCGGGCCAGTTCGGGTGGGTCGCGTGCGACATGTCGCCTGAGGCGACGACCGTCCCGGCCAGGGCCCGCAGCAGGTCCTCGCGGCCGCCGCCGCGGGAGGCCACGACCCGCTCGAGGACGGTGGGGAGCATCGTCGACTGGGCGCCGCGCTCGCTCGTGCTGCCGACCTCCTCGTGGTCGAACAGCACGAGGACCGGCACGTGGCCCGGACGGTCGCCCGGTGCGGCGACGGCCTCGACGAGGGCCCGCGTGCCGGCGTACGACGTCCCGAGGTTGTCCAGTCGCGGGGCGGCCA includes these proteins:
- the rplB gene encoding 50S ribosomal protein L2 codes for the protein MGIRNYKPTTPGRRGSSVADFVEVTRSTPEKSLVRPLTKSGGRNSSGRITTRHIGGGHKRAYRVIDFRRHDKDGVPATVAHIEYDPNRTARIALLHYADGEKRYILAPNRLKQGDRIENGPSADIKPGNSLPLRNIPVGTVVHAIELKPGGGAKIARSAGSRVQLVAKDGPYAQLRMPSGEVRNVDLRCRATVGEVGNSEQSNINWGKAGRMRWKGKRPTVRGVAMNPIDHPHGGGEGKTSGGRHPVSPWGQPEGRTRRPNKESDKLIVRRRRTGKKR
- a CDS encoding type Z 30S ribosomal protein S14 produces the protein MAKTALINKANAKPKFKVRAYTRCQRCGRPHSVYRKFGLCRICLREMAHRGELPGVTKSSW
- the rplX gene encoding 50S ribosomal protein L24 encodes the protein MATTKPKMKIKKGDLVQVISGRSQKNGGDRGKQGKVIAVYPETQRVLVEGVGRVTKHVKSGATDRGTRTGGLVHTEAPIHVSNVAVVDPETKKPTRVRTRVEDVERDGRTKARRTRVAVRSGKDL
- the rplO gene encoding 50S ribosomal protein L15, which gives rise to MADTKATADAGEGSTLRVHHLRPAPGAKTPKTRVGRGEGSKGKTAGRGTKGTKARYQVPERFEGGQMPLHMRLPKLRGFKNPFRTEYQVVNLDRISALYPEGGDVTVESLVAKGAVRGGQLVKVLGTGELTVKVDVTAHAFSTSAREKIEAAGGSTTAL
- the rpmC gene encoding 50S ribosomal protein L29; amino-acid sequence: MAVGTKDLAPDSLRSFDDNRLVDELRKAKEELFNLRFQSATGQLDNHGRLRAVRRDIARIYTEMRERELGIGSAPAAPAEEPTETTKAKKSKKAQDEA
- the rplR gene encoding 50S ribosomal protein L18 — protein: MAGKSIVKRGTSKAAARVRRQVRGRKKIAGTTERPRLVVSRSTRHLFVQVVDDTVGKTLASASTMEADLRALEGDKTAKARRVGELVAERAKQAGVESVVFDRAGNKYHGRVAAIAEGAREGGLAL
- the rplV gene encoding 50S ribosomal protein L22 — encoded protein: MSAQASARHVRVTPMKARRVVDLIRGKAATEAVATLRFAPQSAAEPVRKVVESAIANARVKADRDSVAFDERRLVIEAAYVDEGPTMKRFRPRAQGRASRINKRTSHITVVVAQSQKSTSKAGGR
- the rplP gene encoding 50S ribosomal protein L16, producing MLIPRRVKHRKQHHPGRSGAAKGGTAISFGDYGIQALEPAYVTNRQIESARIAMTRYMKRGGKVWINIYPDRPLTKKPAETRMGSGKGSPEWWIANIKPGRVMFELSGVSEPVAREALRLAMHKLPMKCRFVRREGGDI
- the rpsE gene encoding 30S ribosomal protein S5, translating into MPGPQRRGTGATGAGGNERGDRRDGRGRDGRDRRDSRDAEKSQYVERVVTINRVAKVVKGGRRFSFTALVVVGDGDGTVGVGYGKAKEVPAAIAKGVEEAKKDFFKVPRIAGTIPHPVQGEAAAGVVMLRPAAPGTGVIAGGPVRAVLECAGIHDVLSKSLGSSNAINIVHATREALKGLERPEAVAARRGLPLEDVAPAAMLRAQAAARAEKADAKAGA
- the rplF gene encoding 50S ribosomal protein L6, whose amino-acid sequence is MSRIGRLPVTVPTGVDVTIDGQAVTVKGPKGELALAVPQPIAVGRGEDGVVEVTRPDDERASRSLHGLTRSLINNMVVGVTAGYEKKMEIHGTGYRVVAKGSNLEFSLGYSHSITVEPPQGISFTVENPTRFTVAGIDKQQVGEVAANIRKLRKPDPYKGKGVRYAGEHIRRKVGKAGK
- the rplN gene encoding 50S ribosomal protein L14; the protein is MIQQETRLRVADNTGAKEILCIRVLGGSGRRYAGIGDTIVATVKDAIPGGNVKSGDVVKAVIVRTVKERRRPDGSYIKFDENAAVILRADGDPRGTRIFGPVGRELRDKRFMKIVSLAPEVL
- the rpsQ gene encoding 30S ribosomal protein S17; protein product: MSENTQDSAAAQDSSESSVRSDRKTRQGYVVSDKMTKTVVVEVEDRVKHALYGKVLRRSSRIKAHDEAFGASVGDRVLIMETRPLSATKRWRVVEILEKAK
- the rpsS gene encoding 30S ribosomal protein S19, whose protein sequence is MPRSLKKGPFIDDHLQKKVDAQNEGGTKNVIKTWSRRSVISPDMLGHTLAVHDGRKHVPVFVTESMVGHKLGEFAPTRTFKGHVKDDKKGRRR
- the rplE gene encoding 50S ribosomal protein L5 — encoded protein: MATATAPRLKARYQDEIKSSLHQQFGYGNVMQVPGVVKVVVNMGVGEAARDSKLIEGAVRDLEAITGQKPVVTRARKSIAQFKLREGMPIGAHTTLRGDRMWEFLDRLVSIALPRIRDFRGLNGNQFDGHGNYTFGLNEQSMFHEIDQDRIDRVRGMDITVVTTAANDDEGRALLKALGFPFKEN
- the rpmD gene encoding 50S ribosomal protein L30; its protein translation is MARLKVTQTRSEIGGKRNHRETLRTLGLKRIGDVVVKEDRPEIRGMVRTVTHLVAVEEVE
- the rpsH gene encoding 30S ribosomal protein S8 — protein: MTMTDPIADMLTRVRNANSAHHDVVSMPFSKLKSHIAEILQAEGYIAGWKVEDAEVGRTLTIDLKYGPNRERSIAGVRRVSKPGLRVYAKSTNLPKVLGGLGVAIISTSSGLLTDKQAAQKGVGGEVLAYVW
- the rplW gene encoding 50S ribosomal protein L23, whose protein sequence is MSSIHAKDPRDILIAPVVSEKSYGLLDEGKYTFLVDPRSNKTEIKIAVEQVFGVKVESVHTLNRQGKARRTRFGIGRRKDTKRAIVTLKEGSIDIFGASA
- the rpsC gene encoding 30S ribosomal protein S3; this encodes MGQKVNPHGFRLGITTEHQSRWFADSTKTGQRYRDYVKEDVAIRKLMSTGMERAGISRVEIERTRDRVRVDIHTARPGIVIGRRGAEADRIRGELEKLTGKQVQLNILEVKNPEVDSQLVAQGIAEQLAARVTFRRAMRKGMQSATRAGAKGIRVQCSGRLGGAEMSRSEFYREGRVPLHTLRANIDYGFYEARTPFGRIGVKVWIYKGDVTARELAQQQATAPRAPRGPRRDGAERPTRARRDRDAAPAGDATAAPAEASAESATPSSTTEQG